In the Malania oleifera isolate guangnan ecotype guangnan chromosome 1, ASM2987363v1, whole genome shotgun sequence genome, one interval contains:
- the LOC131157881 gene encoding uncharacterized protein LOC131157881, with protein MAEQVEDIITGLEQGQKEFNDKMSKIMDLLMGKGKVVRLQDKEEDSDPAHPPGFTLVHGQTSAQSPVATENSLLNSASFIPIAPMPRIPIVGVPPIMMTDAGVRKIATEHRCDVLEERLRAIEGSNSFFFVNPVDLYLVRKVVLPPKFKIPDFEKFDGTWCPQTHLRLYCKVMAAYFDNEKLMMHCFQSSLIGSAIRWYIQQNRTRVHTWKDLANAFLVQYCHMVEMVPNRVTLQEMEKKPLKTFREYAYQWRDITIQVDPLVNDSEAIFLFVETLKDPYYGYLRGATPHNFMDIVAIEGRIEVDIKACLIKDGNVETGPSKKWTNRKKDEEAQMVQGHYYQSRRN; from the coding sequence ATGGCTGAGCAAGTGGAAGACATAATTACGGGTCTTGAACAGGGGCAAAAAGAATTTAATGACAAAATGAGTAAGATCATGGACCTACTAATGGGCAAAGGGAAAGTAGTGCGGCTACAAGATAAGGAGGAGGATTCAGACCCCGCTCATCCTCCGGGGTTCACCTTGGTCCATGGGCAAACATCAGCACAATCTCCGGTTGCCACTGAAAATTCCCTACTGAATAGTGCTTCTTTCATTCCTATTGCACCAATGCCAAGAATTCCAATAGTTGGAGTACCCCCGATAATGATGACAGATGCGGGGGTAAGAAAAATCGCAACTGAGCATCGCTGTGATGTGCTTGAAGAACGGTTAAGAGCCATTGAAGGAtctaattcatttttttttgttaatcCAGTGGACCTCTACCTAGTACGGAAAGTGGTCCTACCACCAAAATTCAAGATCCCAGACTTTGAGAAGTTCGACGGAACCTGGTGTCCTCAAACCCATTTGCGATTGTACTGTAAGGTGATGGCAGCGTACTTTGACAACGAAAAACTGATGATGCACTGCTTTCAGAGCAGTTTGATAGGGTCGGCCATCCGTTGGTACATACAACAAAATAGGACTCGAGTCcacacttggaaggacttggccaatgccttccTGGTCCAATATTGTCATATGGTGGAAATGGTGCCAAATCGAGTGACcttacaagagatggagaagaagcCCTTGAAAACATTCAGAGAATACGCTTATCAATGGAGGGACATAACTATTCAAGTGGACCCTCTAGTAAATGACAGTGAGGCCATCTTTTTGTTTGTGGAAACATTGAAAGACCCCTACTATGGTTATCTTCGAGGAGCAACTCCCCACAATTTCATGGACATTGTAGCCATAGAAGGGAGGATTGAGGTCGACATCAAGGCATGCCTGATCAAGGATGGTAATGTTGAGACTGGTCCGAGTAAGaagtggactaataggaagaaagaTGAGGAAGCACAGATGGTTCAAGGGCATTATTACCAAAGTAGACGAAACTAG